In one window of Opitutus sp. GAS368 DNA:
- the sufC gene encoding Fe-S cluster assembly ATPase SufC: MSQLVIKDLHISIGDKPIVKGLNLTVKPGEVHAIMGPNGTGKSTLAKAIAGHPDYTITGGDVLLDGKSVLAMEPDERARSGLFLAFQYPSEIPGVSIANFLRAAVQARMAEGEELDATGYYKKLYSKMDLLKIDRKFTSRAVNDGFSGGEKKRCEILQMAMLEPKIALMDETDSGLDIDALRIVAEGVNSIRAAANPPGILLITHYQRLLDYIVPDFVHVMYDGRIVKSGDKTLALELEAKGYDWVKQELAAATA; this comes from the coding sequence ATGAGCCAACTCGTCATCAAAGACCTCCACATCAGCATCGGCGACAAACCCATCGTCAAGGGCCTCAACCTGACGGTGAAGCCGGGCGAGGTGCACGCCATCATGGGCCCCAACGGCACCGGCAAGAGCACCCTCGCCAAGGCCATCGCCGGCCACCCGGATTACACCATCACCGGCGGCGACGTGCTGCTCGACGGCAAGTCCGTCCTCGCCATGGAGCCCGACGAGCGTGCCCGTTCCGGCCTGTTCCTCGCCTTCCAATACCCGAGCGAGATCCCGGGCGTCTCCATCGCCAACTTCCTCCGCGCCGCCGTGCAGGCCCGCATGGCCGAGGGCGAAGAGCTCGACGCCACCGGCTACTACAAGAAGCTCTACAGCAAGATGGACCTCCTGAAGATCGACCGGAAGTTCACCTCCCGCGCGGTCAACGACGGTTTCTCCGGCGGCGAGAAGAAGCGCTGCGAGATCCTCCAGATGGCCATGCTCGAGCCGAAGATCGCCCTGATGGACGAGACCGACTCCGGCCTCGACATCGACGCGCTCCGCATCGTCGCCGAGGGCGTCAACTCCATCCGTGCCGCCGCCAACCCGCCCGGCATCCTCCTCATCACCCATTACCAGCGCCTGCTCGACTACATCGTGCCGGACTTCGTCCACGTGATGTATGACGGCCGCATCGTGAAGAGCGGCGACAAGACCCT
- a CDS encoding M15 family metallopeptidase — translation MKPTLRQLWAALGIPADYARTRGLPVQRVARSLVSVGPAADDGKPVRLAPRAAAAWRKMQAAAAADGVELLALSGYRSVARQARIIRRKLTAGENIGGILRLVAAPGCSEHHTGRAIDVGSPVYLQLDEHFARTAEFRWLKRHAARFGFHLSYPRRNHHGIGYEPWHWCWRA, via the coding sequence ATGAAACCGACCCTGCGACAACTCTGGGCCGCTCTCGGCATCCCGGCCGATTATGCGCGGACGCGCGGCCTGCCGGTGCAGCGCGTCGCCCGGTCGCTGGTATCGGTCGGCCCGGCGGCGGACGATGGCAAACCGGTGCGACTGGCACCGCGCGCCGCCGCGGCATGGCGGAAGATGCAAGCCGCCGCTGCCGCCGACGGGGTGGAACTGCTGGCGCTCTCGGGTTACCGCAGCGTGGCACGGCAGGCGCGGATCATCCGCCGGAAACTCACCGCGGGCGAAAACATTGGCGGCATCCTGCGGCTCGTCGCGGCGCCCGGTTGCAGCGAACACCACACCGGGCGGGCCATCGATGTCGGCTCGCCGGTTTACCTGCAGCTCGACGAGCACTTCGCCCGGACCGCTGAATTCCGCTGGTTGAAGCGACACGCCGCCCGCTTTGGTTTTCACCTGTCCTATCCCCGCAGGAACCATCACGGCATCGGCTACGAACCTTGGCACTGGTGCTGGCGGGCGTGA
- a CDS encoding Fur family transcriptional regulator has product MSTTTDNHAALCERLKACDVRPTPQREVVLKVILEKRDHPTADEIFARVKASMPTISLATVYNCLEALVSGGLVRQVNLERAPTRYCPNLHEHAHFHDEHTGKIHDVDLPDDFVARLRQILPAGFDARSIELNFRGKAAAN; this is encoded by the coding sequence ATGTCCACCACCACCGACAACCACGCGGCCTTGTGCGAGCGGCTCAAGGCCTGCGACGTGCGCCCCACCCCCCAGCGCGAGGTCGTGCTCAAGGTCATCCTGGAAAAACGCGACCATCCCACCGCCGACGAGATCTTCGCCCGCGTAAAGGCCTCGATGCCCACCATCTCGCTCGCCACCGTCTACAACTGCCTCGAGGCGCTCGTCTCGGGCGGCCTCGTCCGCCAGGTCAACCTCGAGCGCGCTCCGACCCGCTACTGCCCGAATCTGCACGAGCACGCGCATTTTCACGACGAGCACACCGGCAAGATCCACGACGTGGACCTGCCCGACGATTTCGTCGCCCGCCTGCGCCAGATTTTGCCCGCCGGTTTCGACGCGCGCAGCATCGAGCTGAATTTCCGCGGCAAGGCCGCCGCGAATTAA